The following proteins come from a genomic window of Eretmochelys imbricata isolate rEreImb1 chromosome 11, rEreImb1.hap1, whole genome shotgun sequence:
- the SSB gene encoding lupus La protein → MAENGEGENMSNLENKICQQIEYYFGDHNLPRDKFLKEQVKLDDGWVPLEIMIKFNRLSSLSKDFSVIVEALRKSKAGLMEISEDKTKIRRSPSKPLPEVNDQYKNAIKNRSVYIKGFPTDATLDDIKEWLEGKGSVENIQMRRTLSKTFKGSIFAVFDSVESAKKFTEIPNQKYKDTELIVLFKEEYFAKKNEERKQNKVEAKAKAKQEKEEKQKQAEDAEMKSLDEKTGCLLKFSGDLEDQTCREDLHAVFSDHGEIKWIDFVRGAKEGIILFKDNAKEALDKAKEANNGNLQLRNKDVIWEVLEGDAEKEALKKIMEGQQESLNKWKAKGRKFKGKGRGGKVPQGSQNKGKVQFQGKKTKFESEDEEGEENTKTGPASPKKRPLEETEKEEPASKQLKTENGAGDQ, encoded by the exons ATGGCTGAAAATGGAGAGGGTGAAAATATGTCTAACCTGGAAAACAAAATCTGTCAGCAAATTGAG TACTATTTTGGTGATCACAATCTACCAAGAGACAAGTTCCTAAAGGAGCAGGTCAAACTGGATGATGGCTGGGTGCCTTTAGAAATAATGATCAAATTCAACAG GTTAAGCAGTCTCTCAAAAGACTTCAGTGTTATAGTAGAAGCACTGAGAAAATCTAAAGCTGGACTTATGGAAATAAGTGAAGACAAAACTAAAATCAGAAGATCTCCAAGCAAACCCCTCCCTGAAGTGAATGACCAGtataaaaatgcaattaaaaacagATCTGTATATATT AAAGGCTTTCCAACAGATGCAACACTTGATGATATCAAAGAATGGctagaaggtaaaggctcagtagaaaacattcaaatgaGGAGAACATTGAGTAAAACGTTCAAG GGATCAATTTTTGCAGTATTTGATAGTGTTGAATCTGCTAAGAAGTTCACAGAAATACCAAACCAAAAGTACAAAGACACAGAGCTGATTGTGCTTTTCAA GGAGGAGTACTTTGCAAAGAAGAATGaagagaggaaacaaaacaaagtagAGGCTAAAGCAAAGGCAAAACA ggagaaagaagaaaaacagaagcaAGCAGAAGATGCTGAAATG AAATCACTGGATGAAAAGACAGGATGCTTGCTGAAATTCTCTGGCGACCTAGAAGATCAGACTTGCAGAGAAGATCTTCATGCAGTTTTCTCTGACCATGGAGAAATTAAATGGATAGACTTTGTCAGAGGGGCAAAGGAG GGGATTATCCTATTTAAGGATAATGCAAAAGAAGCACTGGATAAAGCCAAAGAAGCAAATAATGGGAACTTACAGTTGCGCAACAAAGATGTCATATGGGAGGTGCTGGAAGGAGATGCAGAGAAAGAAGCATTGAAAAAAATCATGGAGGGTCAGCAAGAATCATTAAACAAATGGAAAGCAAAAG GTCGCAAATTTAAAGGTAAAGGAAGAGGTGGCAAAGTACCCCAGGGCTCACAGAACAAAGGGAAAGTACAGTTCCAGGGCAAGAAAACAAAATTTGAGAGTGAGGATGAAGAAGGTGAAGAGAACACTAAAACAG GGCCAGCAAGTCCCAAGAAAAGACCACTAGAAGAGACTGAAAAAGAAGAACCTGCATCAAAACAGCTGAAAACAGAAAATGGAGCTGGAGATCAGTAA
- the METTL5 gene encoding rRNA N(6)-adenosine-methyltransferase METTL5 isoform X1 — translation MKKLKLKELESRLQQVDDFENPKLLLEQYPTRPHIAACMLYTIHNTFDDIENKVVADLGCGCGVLSIGSVMLGAGLCVGFDVDADALEIFSRNAEEFELTNIDMIQCDVCSLAARTSKTFDTVIMNPPFGTKHNKGTDMTFLKVALQMAQTAVYSLHKTSTRKHIQKKADEWKVKMEVIAELRYDLPASYKFHKKSSYPRTSTATTTLQTTMEDTIFFLLESGTKSQQEGKTAHNMEELRTTALGYG, via the exons ATGAAGAAGTTAAAACTTAAGGAACTAGAAAGCCGTCTTCAGCAAGTTGATGATTTTGAGAATCCAAAATTACTTCTTGAACAGTATCCAACAAGACCACACATTGCAG CATGTATGCTTTATACAATTCACAACACTTTTGATGATATTGAAAACAAGGTGGTTGCAGATCTAGGATGCGGTTGTGGTGTACTCAGCATCGGGAGTGTAATGTTAGGAGCAGG GTTGTGTGTGGGGTTTGACGTAGATGCAGATGCCCTGGAAATATTTAGTAGAAATGCAGAAGAGTTTGAGCTCACAAATATTGACATGATTCAGTGCGATGTATGTTCTTTAGCTGCCAGAACGTCAAAAACTTTTGACACAGTAATCATGAATCCTCCTTTTGGTACTAAGCATAATAAAG GAACGGATATGACTTTTCTGAAGGTAGCTTTGCAAATGGCACAAACAGCTGTATATTCCCTACACAAAACTTCAACACGAAAA CATATTCAAAAGAAAGCAGATGAATGGAAAGTGAAGATGGAAGTTATAGCAG AACTTAGATATGATTTACCAGCATCATACAAGTTTCATAAGAAGTCTTCT TATCCTAGGACCAGCACAGCTACCACAACACTTCAAACAACGATGGAAGATACCATATTTTTCCTTTTGGAGTCAGGCACCAAATCTCAACAGGAAGGGAAGACAGCCCACAATATGGAAgagttaagaaccactgctctaggctaTGGCTAA
- the METTL5 gene encoding rRNA N(6)-adenosine-methyltransferase METTL5 isoform X2 — protein sequence MKKLKLKELESRLQQVDDFENPKLLLEQYPTRPHIAACMLYTIHNTFDDIENKVVADLGCGCGVLSIGSVMLGAGLCVGFDVDADALEIFSRNAEEFELTNIDMIQCDVCSLAARTSKTFDTVIMNPPFGTKHNKGTDMTFLKVALQMAQTAVYSLHKTSTRKHIQKKADEWKVKMEVIAELRYDLPASYKFHKKSSVDIEVDLIRFSFEKLPN from the exons ATGAAGAAGTTAAAACTTAAGGAACTAGAAAGCCGTCTTCAGCAAGTTGATGATTTTGAGAATCCAAAATTACTTCTTGAACAGTATCCAACAAGACCACACATTGCAG CATGTATGCTTTATACAATTCACAACACTTTTGATGATATTGAAAACAAGGTGGTTGCAGATCTAGGATGCGGTTGTGGTGTACTCAGCATCGGGAGTGTAATGTTAGGAGCAGG GTTGTGTGTGGGGTTTGACGTAGATGCAGATGCCCTGGAAATATTTAGTAGAAATGCAGAAGAGTTTGAGCTCACAAATATTGACATGATTCAGTGCGATGTATGTTCTTTAGCTGCCAGAACGTCAAAAACTTTTGACACAGTAATCATGAATCCTCCTTTTGGTACTAAGCATAATAAAG GAACGGATATGACTTTTCTGAAGGTAGCTTTGCAAATGGCACAAACAGCTGTATATTCCCTACACAAAACTTCAACACGAAAA CATATTCAAAAGAAAGCAGATGAATGGAAAGTGAAGATGGAAGTTATAGCAG AACTTAGATATGATTTACCAGCATCATACAAGTTTCATAAGAAGTCTTCT GTGGATATTGAAGTGGATTTAATAAGGTTTTCCTttgaaaaacttccaaactga